A region from the Tachysurus vachellii isolate PV-2020 chromosome 25, HZAU_Pvac_v1, whole genome shotgun sequence genome encodes:
- the LOC132839934 gene encoding sulfotransferase 1C3-like produces MIFIVIYVSRNPKDVLVSSFHFQQMASFLHDPGTLEEFADQFLALNVIFGKWTDHVKSWRNMDLGDRIFYITYLMELLNDLRGELLMKMLFFLGKCLSKDVLNRVTEHCEFRSMKQNKMSNYSLVPEALMDTKKSSFLRKGNVGDWRNYFSPELESKFNTAICEELNGSDIKFPI; encoded by the exons ATGATTTTTATT GTCATTTATGTTTCTAGAAACCCAAAAGATGTCCTGGTTTCCTCTTTTCATTTCCAACAAATGGCCAGTTTTCTGCATGACCCAGGAACCTTGGAAGAATTTGCAGACCAATTCCTAGCATTGAATG TGATATTTGGAAAGTGGACAGATCATGTGAAGAGCTGGAGAAACATGGATCTGGGTGACAGAATTTTTTACATCACGTACT TAATGGAGCTCCTCAATG ATCTGAGAGGGGAGCTATTGATGAAAA TGTTATTCTTTCTTGGTAAGTGCCTGAGCAAAGACGTTCTGAACCGTGTGACTGAACACTGTGAGTTTAGGTCTatgaagcaaaacaaaatgtcCAACTACTCGCTGGTGCCAGAGGCTTTAATGGACACCAAGAAGTCTTCTTTTCTCAGAAAAG GAAATGTTGGAGATTGGAGGAATTATTTCAGCCCAGAATTGGAGTCGAAGTTCAACACAGCAATTTGTGAAGAATTAAATGGAAGTGACATCAAATTCCCCATATAA
- the LOC132840244 gene encoding sulfotransferase 2B1-like isoform X2 yields MSQSDLYMFYHGFCLPKLAYTVDSLNYFESFQVQDDDIFVITYPKSGTTWMQEILPLILSGGDLTPVLTLQGYERVPWLEEVRSAQVVRKLSAPRTLISHMPCHLMPSTFFSSKAKVIYITRNPKDVAVSFYYFHQMASFLHDPGTFEEFTDSFLAGNVMFGKWTDHVKSWKNPDLGDRILYITYEEMIQDLCEVIKHISCFLNHRLSEEALKRITEQCQFKTMKQNNMSNYSLVTPEIMDNSKSPFLRKGIAGDWKNHFSPEYEAKFNAFISGELKGTGIRFPWDEECQ; encoded by the exons ATGTCCCAAAGTGACCTGTACATGTTTTATCATGGATTTTGTCTCCCAAAACTTGCTTACACTGTGGACAGTCTGAACTATTTTGAATCGTTCCAGGTTCAGGATGATGATATTTTTGTAATTACATATCCCAAATCTG ggACAACATGGATGCAAGAAATACTTCCTCTGATCCTGTCTGGAGGAGATCTTACTCCTGTGCTTACCCTTCAAGGCTATGAGAGAGTTCCATGGCTTGAGGAAGTTCGCAGTGCTCAAGTTGTACGCAAGCTCAGTGCTCCACGCACACTCATCTCTCATATGCCCTGCCACCTGATGCCTTCCACCTTCTTCTCTTCTAAGGCTAag GTCATTTATATTACTAGAAACCCAAAGGATGTTGCGGTTTCCTTTTATTATTTCCACCAAATGGCCAGTTTTCTGCACGATCCAGGAACATTTGAAGAATTTACTGACAGCTTCCTAGCAGGAAATG TGATGTTTGGAAAGTGGACTGATCACGTGAAGAGCTGGAAAAATCCCGATTTAGGAGACAGAATTCTCTACATAACGTACGAGGAGATGATTCAG GATCTGTGTGAAGTTATCAAACACATTTCATGCTTCCTTAATCATCGACTAAGTGAAGAGGCTCTGAAACGCATCACTGAACAGTGCCAGTTCAAAACCATGAAGCAAAACAACATGTCCAATTACTCATTGGTGACACCAGAGATAATGGACAACAGCAAGTCTCCTTTCCTTAGAAAAG GAATTGCTGGTGACTGGAAGAATCACTTCAGTCCTGAATATGAGGCCAAATTCAATGCATTTATTTCTGGAGAACTGAAGGGAACTGGCATTAGATTTCCCTGGGATGAGGAATGTCAATGA
- the LOC132840244 gene encoding sulfotransferase 2B1-like isoform X1, with product MFYHGFCLPKLAYTVDSLNYFESFQVQDDDIFVITYPKSGYERVPWLEEVRSAQVVRKLSAPRTLISHMPCHLMPSTFFSSKAKVIYITRNPKDVAVSFYYFHQMASFLHDPGTFEEFTDSFLAGNVMFGKWTDHVKSWKNPDLGDRILYITYEEMIQDLCEVIKHISCFLNHRLSEEALKRITEQCQFKTMKQNNMSNYSLVTPEIMDNSKSPFLRKGIAGDWKNHFSPEYEAKFNAFISGELKGTGIRFPWDEECQ from the exons ATGTTTTATCATGGATTTTGTCTCCCAAAACTTGCTTACACTGTGGACAGTCTGAACTATTTTGAATCGTTCCAGGTTCAGGATGATGATATTTTTGTAATTACATATCCCAAATCTG GCTATGAGAGAGTTCCATGGCTTGAGGAAGTTCGCAGTGCTCAAGTTGTACGCAAGCTCAGTGCTCCACGCACACTCATCTCTCATATGCCCTGCCACCTGATGCCTTCCACCTTCTTCTCTTCTAAGGCTAag GTCATTTATATTACTAGAAACCCAAAGGATGTTGCGGTTTCCTTTTATTATTTCCACCAAATGGCCAGTTTTCTGCACGATCCAGGAACATTTGAAGAATTTACTGACAGCTTCCTAGCAGGAAATG TGATGTTTGGAAAGTGGACTGATCACGTGAAGAGCTGGAAAAATCCCGATTTAGGAGACAGAATTCTCTACATAACGTACGAGGAGATGATTCAG GATCTGTGTGAAGTTATCAAACACATTTCATGCTTCCTTAATCATCGACTAAGTGAAGAGGCTCTGAAACGCATCACTGAACAGTGCCAGTTCAAAACCATGAAGCAAAACAACATGTCCAATTACTCATTGGTGACACCAGAGATAATGGACAACAGCAAGTCTCCTTTCCTTAGAAAAG GAATTGCTGGTGACTGGAAGAATCACTTCAGTCCTGAATATGAGGCCAAATTCAATGCATTTATTTCTGGAGAACTGAAGGGAACTGGCATTAGATTTCCCTGGGATGAGGAATGTCAATGA
- the LOC132840168 gene encoding sulfotransferase 2B1-like, whose amino-acid sequence MCSNGLYLLYHRILLPKIRHTDDGMKSFESFQVQDDDIIAVTYPKSGTTWMQEILPLLLNGGDFTPVLTIPNWDRVPWLEETRAAEIAEKLSAPRAFVSHMPYHLMPSSFFSSKAKVIYVSRNPKDVLVSSFHFHQMASFLHDPGTLEEFADQFLAGNVMFGKWTDHVKSWRNTDLGDRIFYVTYEEMIQDLHGVLERMLFFLGKCLSKEAQTRVTEHCAFINMKQNKMSNYSLVPEAVMDTKKSTFLRKGIVGDWKNYFSPELESKFNTAICEELKGTDIKFPI is encoded by the exons ATGTGCAGCAACGGCCTGTATTTGCTTTATCACAGGATTTTATTACCAAAGATTAGACACACAGACGACGGTATGAAATCTTTTGAGTCATTTCAAGTACAGGATGATGACATTATTGCAGTTACTTATCCCAAATCTG GTACAACATGGATGCAGGAAATTCTTCCCCTGCTTCTGAATGGAGGGGATTTTACACCAGTACTGACCATCCCCAACTGGGACAGAGTGCCTTGGCTTGAGGAGACACGTGCTGCTGAAATCGCAGAAAAGCTGAGTGCTCCACGGGCCTTCGTGTCTCACATGCCTTATCATCTGATGCcttcctctttcttctcttctaaggctaag GTCATTTATGTTTCTAGAAACCCAAAAGATGTCCTGGTTTCCTCTTTTCATTTCCATCAAATGGCCAGTTTTCTGCATGACCCAGGAACCTTGGAAGAATTTGCAGACCAATTCCTAGCAGGGAATG TGATGTTTGGAAAGTGGACAGATCATGTGAAGAGCTGGAGAAACACGGATCTGGGTGACAGAATCTTTTATGTCACGTACGAGGAGATGATTCAG GATCTGCATGGTGTTCTCGAACGCATGTTATTCTTTCTTGGTAAGTGCCTGAGCAAAGAAGCTCAGACCCGTGTGACTGAACACTGtgcatttataaatatgaagcaaaacaaaatgtcCAACTATTCACTGGTGCCAGAGGCGGTAATGGACACCAAGAAGTCTACTTTTCTCAGAAAAG gAATTGTTGGAGATTGGAAGAATTATTTCAGCCCAGAGTTGGAGTCGAAGTTCAACACAGCAATTTGTGAAGAATTAAAGGGAACTGACATCAAATTCCCCATATAA